One Peromyscus maniculatus bairdii isolate BWxNUB_F1_BW_parent chromosome 14, HU_Pman_BW_mat_3.1, whole genome shotgun sequence genomic window carries:
- the Dnaaf2 gene encoding protein kintoun yields MAKAAASSALEDLDLSGEEVQRLTSAFQDPEFRRMFSEYASEITDPENRRRYEEEITALERERGVEVRFVHPEPGHVLRTSLDGEHRCFVNVCSNPLVGSPSSRPSAGRGGGAAAGSHWSLPYSLAPGRKYVGRGGSRYTVYDVVFHPDALALARSHERFREMLDATALEAVEQQFGVRLDRRNAKILKIKYKGVPEAAVLRTPLPGGVPARPEEEPPGLFPDLPYPYPYPAAAESTARTPAPRDPQAEQRPEPPEPTEPRCTVVQRHHVDLQDYRCSRDAAPSPLPHELVVTIELPLLRSAERAELEVKGKLLCLDSRSPDYRLRLSLPYPVDDGRGKAQFNKARRQLVVTLPVALSIARRDLAATPEESAAGTGTDGSPRASEGELAAAREGTAEATRADLGDRTGAGAPGFGAADAEGELVPEPERDFGGDSVASLGLGEEPPPGDRSLPCTAFPGCDTESPAARPALCGDLSAQTCEEQEGTRHDASGSAMGGPGTESIEPVCPPLRCHQDQDSLTLLVQVPRIQPQSLHGDLSPLRYKLCFSAQDSAYSFTLQFAPENKLSTKEPEISISLNNAVIVLAKSPESRGHWREWYCGLDSESLEERLFLDEENVNEFLEEVLHSPLTKARSLAPPLIEVVRVTDEKIQIHAKLQECSDPDGLQGREKGVSEGCPPSEKGNTEHFPTSTTDSDSSVAAETLKTKTCGAAVGLQHICPDVPHMLSGEAQQPEAKMDPEFIKENSATYSAEEKENKKEPVVTKKKELDGDHLSPSLNKTGVQNILDFDSIEETNMQDGTVQIIKDHTTHCEFSFQNSLLYDLD; encoded by the exons ATGGCCAAGGCGGCGGCCTCCTCAGCGCTGGAGGACTTGGATCTGAGCGGAGAGGAGGTGCAGCGGCTCACCTCCGCCTTTCAGGACCCAGAGTTCCGCCGAATGTTCTCCGAGTATGCCTCGGAGATCACGGACCCTGAGAACCGGAGGCGCTACGAGGAGGAGATCACAGCGCTGGAGCGGGAGCGCGGGGTGGAGGTGCGGTTCGTGCACCCGGAGCCGGGCCACGTGCTGCGTACCAGCCTGGACGGGGAGCACCGCTGCTTCGTGAACGTGTGCAGCAACCCGCTGGTCGGCTCGCCCAGCAGCCGGCCGAGCGCGGggcgcggcggcggcgcggcggcTGGCAGCCACTGGTCCCTGCCCTACAGCCTGGCGCCCGGCCGCAAGTATGTGGGGCGCGGCGGCTCCCGCTACACCGTCTACGACGTGGTCTTCCACCCGGACGCGCTAGCGCTGGCCCGGAGCCACGAGCGATTCCGCGAAATGCTGGACGCCACGGCCCTGGAGGCGGTGGAGCAGCAGTTCGGCGTCAGGCTGGACCGCAGGAATGCCAAGATCCTCAAGATCAAGTACAAGGGGGTGCCTGAGGCCGCGGTGCTGCGCACTCCCCTTCCCGGGGGCGTCCCTGCCCGGCCCGAGGAGGAGCCGCCCGGGCTCTTCCCGGACCTGCCGTACCCGTACCCCTACCCGGCGGCGGCGGAGAGCACGGCTCGCACGCCGGCGCCCCGGGATCCCCAGGCCGAGCAGCGGCCGGAGCCCCCCGAGCCCACCGAGCCCCGCTGCACCGTGGTGCAGCGCCACCACGTGGACCTCCAGGATTACCGCTGCTCGCGCGACGCCGCCCCGAGCCCCCTGCCGCACGAGCTGGTGGTCACCATCGAGCTGCCGCTGCTGCGCTCGGCCGAGAGGGCGGAACTGGAGGTGAAGGGGAAGCTGCTGTGCCTGGACTCCAGGAGCCCCGACTACCGGCTGCGGCTCTCGCTGCCCTACCCGGTGGACGACGGCCGCGGCAAGGCGCAGTTCAACAAGGCGCGGCGGCAGCTGGTCGTCACGCTGCCGGTGGCGCTGTCGATCGCGCGCCGGGACCTCGCCGCGACGCCGGAAGAGTCCGCGGCCGGGACCGGAACTGACGGCTCACCCCGCGCTTCCGAGGGCGAGCTGGCTGCGGCGCGGGAAGGGACGGCGGAGGCGACCCGAGCTGACCTCGGGGACCGGACCGGAGCGGGAGCCCCGGGCTTCGGGGCTGCGGACGCTGAAGGGGAGCTCGTTCCCGAGCCGGAGCGAGACTTCGGTGGGGACTCGGTGGCGTCCCTAGGCCTCGGGGAAGAGCCTCCTCCCGGGGACCGAAGCCTCCCTTGCACTGCGTTCCCGGGCTGCGACACCGAGTCCCCCGCGGCAAGACCGGCACTGTGCGGAGACCTCAGTGCCCAGACGTGTGAGGAGCAGGAGGGGACCCGCCACGACGCCTCGGGCTCAGCCATGGGTGGCCCCGGGACCGAGAGCATCGAACCTGTGTGCCCTCCTTTGCGGTGTCATCAGGACCAAGACTCCTTGACTTTGCTCGTTCAGGTGCCTCGGATTCAGCCGCAAAGCCTTCACGGGGACCTGAGCCCCCTCCGCTACAAATTGTGCTTCTCCGCACAAGACTCAGCTTACTCCTTCACGTTGCAGTTTGCTCCGGAGAATAAGTTGAGTACCAAAGAACCCGAGATTAGCATTTCTTTAAACAATGCAGTGATAGTACTGGCCAAATCTCCAGAGAGCCGCGGACATTGGCGAGAATGGTATTGTGGCTTGGACAGTGAGTCTTTGGAG GAAAGATTGTTTCTTGATGAGGAAAATGTTAATGAGTTTCTTGAAGAGGTCCTGCACTCCCCACTGACTAAGGCGAGGTCCTTAGCCCCACCGTTGATTGAAGTTGTTCGGGTTACTGATGAGAAGATTCAGATTCATGCAAAG TTGCAAGAATGTAGTGATCCTGATGGGCTtcaagggagggaaaaaggagtCAGTGAAGGATGCCCTCCAAGTGAGAAAGGAAACACAGAGCATTTTCCCACCTCTACGACGGATTCTGATTCATCTGTAGCAGctgaaacattaaaaacaaagactTGTGGCGCAGCTGTGGGCCTTCAACACATCTGTCCTGATGTTCCTCACATGCTGTCTGGAGAAGCTCAGCAGCCGGAGGCAAAAATGGATCCtgagtttataaaagaaaacagtgcTACCTACTCAGccgaggaaaaagaaaataaaaaagagccagTCGTaactaagaaaaaagaattaGATGGAGATCACCTGTCTCCATCACTGAACAAAACTGGAGTTCAAAACATACTTGATTTTGACAGCATAGAAGAAACCAATATGCAGGATGGTACTGTGCAGATCATCAAGGACCACACGACTCACTGCGAATTCAGTTTTCAGAACTCTTTGCTATATGATTTggattaa
- the Mgat2 gene encoding alpha-1,6-mannosyl-glycoprotein 2-beta-N-acetylglucosaminyltransferase yields the protein MRFRIYKRKVLILTLVVAACGFVLWSSNGRQRKSDALAPPLLDAEPPRGAGHLAAAVSVGIRRVSNESAAPLVPAAPWPEVDNLTLRYRSLVYQLNFDQMLRNVDNDGTWSPGELVLVVQVHNRPEYLRLLLDSLRKAQGINEVLVIFSHDFWSAEINQMIAKVDFCPVLQVFFPFSIQLYPSEFPGTDPRDCPRDLKKNTALKLGCINAEYPDSFGHYREAKFSQTKHHWWWKLHFVWERVKVLQDYTGLILFLEEDHYLAPDFYHVYKKMWKLKQQECPGCDVLSLGTYTARRSFYGIADKVDVKTWKSTEHNMGLALTRDAYQKLIECTDTFCTYDDYNWDWTLQYLTVSCLPKFWKVLVPQAPRIFHAGDCGMHHKKTCRPSTQSAQLESLLNNNKQYMFPETLVISDKFSMAAISPPRKNGGWGDIRDHELCKSYRRLQ from the coding sequence ATGAGGTTCCGCATCTACAAACGGAAGGTGCTGATCCTGACGCTCGTGGTGGCCGCCTGCGGCTTCGTCCTCTGGAGCAGCAATGGGCGACAAAGGAAGAGCGACGCCCTCGCCCCGCCGCTGCTGGACGCGGAGCCCCCGCGGGGTGCGGGCCACCTCGCCGCCGCCGTGTCCGTAGGCATCCGCAGGGTCTCCAACGAGTCGGCGGCTCCCCTGGTCCCCGCCGCCCCGTGGCCGGAGGTGGACAACCTGACGCTGCGGTACCGGTCCCTGGTGTACCAGCTGAACTTTGATCAGATGCTGAGGAATGTCGATAATGACGGCACCTGGAGCCCCGGGGAGCTGGTGCTGGTTGTCCAGGTGCACAACCGGCCCGAATACCTCAGGCTACTGCTAGACTCGCTCCGAAAAGCCCAGGGCATTAATGAAGTCCTAGTCATCTTTAGCCACGACTTCTGGTCGGCAGAGATCAACCAGATGATAGCTAAGGTGGATTTCTGCCCGGTTCTGCAAGTGTTCTTTCCATTCAGCATTCAGCTGTACCCGAGTGAGTTTCCGGGGACTGACCCCAGAGATTGCCCCCGAGACCTGAAGAAGAATACAGCTCTGAAGTTGGGGTGCATCAATGCCGAGTACCCCGACTCCTTCGGCCACTACAGAGAGGCCAAATTCTCGCAAACCAAACATCATTGGTGGTGGAAGCTGCATTTTGTGTGGGAGAGAGTCAAAGTTCTTCAGGATTACACTGGCCTTATACTTTTCCTGGAAGAGGACCATTACTTAGCCCCAGACTTTTACCATGTCTACAAAAAGATGTGGAAGTTGAAGCAGCAGGAGTGTCCTGGGTGTGATGTCCTCTCCCTAGGGACCTACACGGCCAGACGGAGTTTCTATGGTATTGCTGACAAGGTGGATGTGAAAACTTGGAAATCCACAGAGCACAATATGGGGTTAGCCTTGACCCGAGATGCATATCAGAAGCTGATCGAATGCACAGACACTTTCTGTACTTACGATGATTACAACTGGGACTGGACTCTTCAGTACTTGACTGTATCTTGTCTTCCTAAATTCTGGAAAGTCTTAGTTCCTCAAGCTCCTAGGATTTTTCATGCTGGAGACTGTGGTATGCATCACAAGAAAACGTGTAGGCCGTCCACCCAGAGTGCCCAGCTTGAGTCGTTGTTAAATAATAACAAACAGTACATGTTTCCAGAAACTCTAGTTATCAGTGACAAGTTTTCTATGGCAGCCATTTCCCCACCTAGGAAAAACGGAGGATGGGGAGATATTAGGGACCACGAACTCTGTAAAAGTTACAGAAGACTGCAGTGA
- the LOC102928338 gene encoding large ribosomal subunit protein eL42 — MVNVPKTRRTFCKKCGKHQPHKVTQYKKGKDSLYAQGKRRYDRKQSGYGGQTKPIFRKKAKTTKKIVLRLECVEPNCRSKRMLAIKRCKHFELGGDKKRKGQVIQF; from the coding sequence ATGGTCAACGTGCCTAAAACCCGGAGGACTTTCTGTAAGAAATGTGGCAAGCATCAGCCTCACAAAGTGACCCAGTATAAGAAGGGCAAGGATTCCCTGTACGCCCAAGGAAAGCGGCGCTACGATCGGAAGCAGAGTGGTTACGGTGGGCAGACAAAGCCAATTTTCCGAAAGAAGGCCAAAACCACAAAGAAGATTGTGCTCAGGCTTGAGTGTGTCGAGCCCAACTGCAGATCCAAGAGGATGCTGGCCATTAAGAGGTGCAAGCATTTTGAACTGGGAGGAGACAAGAAGAGAAAGGGCCAAGTGATCCAGTTCTAA